GCATACGCGAACTACGGACGGGAGCGAGAAAACGGTGACGACGGCGTCGGGGCCTACTCGGCGGTGGCGGGCGCGGCCTCCTTGACGGCCTCGAGGTCGACTTCCTTCTCTAGGAGCATCTCCTTTTTCTCGGCGACCAGACGCTCCTCGCGGATGAGCTTCTTGAACTTCGACTGCTGGGAGAGGTCACCGATGAGCACGCCGCCGATGAGCTGGCCGTTCTCGAAGGCGAGACGGCGCCACTCGCTGTCGGAGTACTTCCGCGCGGCCTCGTCGTCACCGCGGGCCGGGTGGCCAAAGGAGAGGAACGGGAAGTCGAAGTGCGTGATCGAGTACGAGGAGACCCAGCGGAACTCGCGTTCCTCGCCGTCGGCGACCATGTTCTGGCCGGCGACCGAGCCCTGCTCTTTCGCCGATCCCCACGCGCCGTTCTGGGCGCGGGCGTTCAGGATGGTGTCGTAGAACTGCGTGATGTCCCCCGCCGCGTAGACGTCCTCGGCGGCGGTCTGCATGTACTCGTCGACGACGACGCCGTCGTCGAGCTCGATGTCGGTGCCGCCGAGGAACTCCGTGTTGAAATCGAGGCCGATGGCGACCCCGGCCCACTCGCCGTCGTAGTGGTTACCGTCGGGGTCGACGGCACCGGTGACGTGGCCGTCGTCGTCGACCTCGAAGTGGTCGACGCCGGACTCGAAGACCGGTTCGACGCCGTTCTCGCGCAGGGCGTCGTGGATGATCTCCGCGCCGTCTTTCGAGAGCGCGTAGCGCCACCAGCGGTTGCCACGCATCAGGTACTTCGCGTCGACTCCCTGTGCGGCACAGACCGCCGCCAGGTCGATTCCCAGCAGGCCGGCGCCGACGATGATGCCCTGCTCGGCGTCCTCGGCGTGTTCGGCGATGCGGCGGGCGTCCTGGAACGTCCAGAAGTGGTCGATACCGTCGGCGTCGGAGTTCTCGACGGGCAGCTGGGCGGGCGTCCCGCCGGTGGCGACGAGGAGCTTGTCGTACTCGTAGGTGTCGCCCGTGTGGGTGTTGACCTCGTGAGCGTCGGTGTCGATGTCGGTCACGTGGGTGTTGAGCTGCAGGTCGATGTCGCGGTCGTCGTACCACTCGGGGTCGTGGATGGAGATGGGGGCCTCGGGGAGCTTGCCCTTCGCGAACTCCTTGATGAGGATACGGTTGTACAGCGCCTCGCCCTCGTCGGTGAGGACGGTCACTGACGCGTCCGGGTCCTTCTCCCGGATTGTCTCGGCCGCGGAGGCTCCCGCGATGCCGTCACCGATAATCACGTGCGACGTGCTCATGCACGACGGTAGAGGATAGGGCCTAATGTGGATTGCTATCTGGGTATCGTTTGCGAGAGCCCACAGAGGGCGGTCGAGAGCGGGTAGAGTCGAGGATTTCAAGACCACACGGTCCATAGTCCGGGGCGAGATGAAGCTCCACCAGAACCCGCGCCACTGGGCGAGCAAGAAGGCGCTGACCACCCCCGGCATCCGGTCGGTCGCCAACTACGGGCTCGTGAAACTCCACACCAAGATATTCCTCGGGAAGGCCGACGAGGCCCGCCGGGAGGAACGGCGCGACCATCTCGACGACTTCTTCGACGCCACGATGGACACCTACGTGGCGGCGCTCCAGGCCGACTACTCCGAGGCCGAGGCCCGCGAGATAACCCACCTCCAGGCCAACTTCGACTTCTACAACCACGGGTGGACCGAGATGATGGAGATCCCCGTCGACGAACTCGAGACCCACTACGAGCGCTACGCCGACTTCTTCGAGACACACGACATCACCATCGACGACCCGCTCGGAGCCTTCGCGCCGGCCGACGGCGTCACCGAGGCCCCATCGACCCCCGAGCGACTCGACGACCCAGAGCACCCCCACGCCGTCGGCGGGTTCGCCGACGACGTCTACGTCGAGACGGAGGACGGCGACGTGGTCGTCGGCGGGACCGAGGAACCCGAGGACGTCAGCGTCACCGACTCGCCGGTCGTCGACGACGACGTCGAGAACGCCCGGAGCGACTGAGCCGGGGCCCCGCTCACCGGGAGCGTTCCGCGCCACGGACGTCGATGACGAACGGCGCCTGTAACGCGACGAGCCGTCCCCCCTCGTGGAAGCCGTGGACCCCGAACGAGTAGATGCCCTCCACGGCGTCGATGCTGACGGTCCGCCGGACGGACCGCTCGGCGGGCGTCTCGTTCGCGGTCCCGTCGTCCGTCGCGTTCGCGGCCTCGGTTCGCTCGCCCGCCTCCCCGTCCGCGGTCACCGTCGGCCCTGGCGACGCCTCGCCGTCCGACCCGAGCGCGAGCGTCCAGGTGACCACCTCGTCGGCGCCGACCGCGAGTCTCCTGTCGCGGCGCCCCTTCGCGAGGACGTTCCAGCCGCCCGGGTCGTTCCGAGCGAGCAGCCACCGCCCGATCCGTGTCTCGAAGGCTGTCGTCGAGCGGTTCGTGAGGGTAAACGAGAGCGCGTCGTCGGCGCGTCGGGCCGGGCCGAGGACGAACGGATTCTGGTCGGGGTACAGCTCGAGGCCGCCCGAGTAGGCCCGCGGCGAGCAGACGTACACGTCCGCGTCGCCGGGGAGCAACGGACAGCCCAGCGACGAGGGGAACTGGAAGACCGACACGGGGGTCGAGGCGGCCGTCGCCACCGTCGCTCGCTCGTCGTCGGTGGGGACCGGCGCGGGCGTGACCGAGCGCCTGCGCTCCGGCGTCGTGCGCCCGGGACACCCGGCCAGGGCGCCGAGCGAGGCCCCCACCGACGCGAGCAGTGCTCGACGACGCATACGTCCCGTAGACGGTCCAGCAGTATGGGTTGCTCGCTCCGTCCGCCGGGCTCACCCGTTCGAGACGACGTCGAACATGGCGAGACACTCGGAGTAGAGCGACGAGGCGTCCCCGACCGTCTGGACGCCCAGGGCGTACCGCCCCGGCGAGAGGTCGGCAACGACTGACTCGATGCGGTCGGTGCTGTAGTGTTCGACGGTGTCAAGCACCCAGTAGAACCGCTCGCCGGATTCGAGGCGGCGGACCGGGTCCCGCCCGGCGGCCGTCGCGACGCTCGTCCACTCGTCCCCGCGCTTTCGCAGGAGGTGCCAGCTGTCGGCGAACACCGAGAGGGCCCCGCTGGCGGTCCACTGGAGCGTGAACCGCATCGGCGTGAGGAGGCGGCCGCCGTCCAGGCGTGCGACGGCCCGATCCGGCGTCAGTCTGAGGCTGGCGTCCGATGGCTGGGTGTGTGAACAGACGGTCTGGTGGGTGCGGTGGTCGATGGTCGGACAGCCCTCCGTCGCGAAGCGGCGGCGGCCGACGCCGGGCGTCGATTCCTCGGTCGGCACCGGCGCGGGGGTCACCGTCTCCCGGTCCGCCGGGTCGTCGCTCCCGCGGCCGGCAGCGAAGCCGCCACACCCGGCGAACAGACCTGTCACCCCAGCGAGG
The DNA window shown above is from Haloarcula halobia and carries:
- a CDS encoding DUF6149 family protein → MKLHQNPRHWASKKALTTPGIRSVANYGLVKLHTKIFLGKADEARREERRDHLDDFFDATMDTYVAALQADYSEAEAREITHLQANFDFYNHGWTEMMEIPVDELETHYERYADFFETHDITIDDPLGAFAPADGVTEAPSTPERLDDPEHPHAVGGFADDVYVETEDGDVVVGGTEEPEDVSVTDSPVVDDDVENARSD
- a CDS encoding NAD(P)/FAD-dependent oxidoreductase, which translates into the protein MSTSHVIIGDGIAGASAAETIREKDPDASVTVLTDEGEALYNRILIKEFAKGKLPEAPISIHDPEWYDDRDIDLQLNTHVTDIDTDAHEVNTHTGDTYEYDKLLVATGGTPAQLPVENSDADGIDHFWTFQDARRIAEHAEDAEQGIIVGAGLLGIDLAAVCAAQGVDAKYLMRGNRWWRYALSKDGAEIIHDALRENGVEPVFESGVDHFEVDDDGHVTGAVDPDGNHYDGEWAGVAIGLDFNTEFLGGTDIELDDGVVVDEYMQTAAEDVYAAGDITQFYDTILNARAQNGAWGSAKEQGSVAGQNMVADGEEREFRWVSSYSITHFDFPFLSFGHPARGDDEAARKYSDSEWRRLAFENGQLIGGVLIGDLSQQSKFKKLIREERLVAEKKEMLLEKEVDLEAVKEAAPATAE